A region from the Benincasa hispida cultivar B227 chromosome 8, ASM972705v1, whole genome shotgun sequence genome encodes:
- the LOC120084148 gene encoding uncharacterized protein LOC120084148, translating into MQECNALIINSLPKKQDTGSFTVPCSIGGLDVGHALCNLEASINLMPLSIFKKLGIGKTQPTSVTLQLADRTIKYPEGKIEDVLVKVDNLIFPADFIILDYEADREVPIILGRPFLTTGKVSIDVHKGELTMRVDKKEVKFNVLNALKFPDSEDCQLNSIELPEEETHVCEVLALEENLKESEPPSLSERRIKPTRPSLEEPPELELKKLPGHLKYAFLGTNNTLPVIISINLTEPNEQSLLQLLKKHKRAIGWTLEDICGISPSYCLHKIRLEEGKLGSIGLKEG; encoded by the coding sequence ATGCAAGAGTGTAACGCGTTAATAATCAACAGTCTACCAAAGAAGCAGGACACTGGGAGTTTCACAGTTCCTTGTTCGATAGGAGGATTAGATGTGGGTCATGCGTTATGCAATCTAGAAGCCAGCATTAATCTTATgccactttcaatttttaagaaattggggATTGGCAAAACACAACCTACTTCTGTTACTCTTCAGCTCGCTGATAGAACAATTAAGTACCCAGAAGGGAAGATTGAAGACGTTTTGGTGAAGGTTGACAATCTCATATTCCCAGCAGACTTTATTATCTTGGACTATGAAGCAGATAGGGAGGTACCAATTATCCTTGGACGCCCCTTCTTAACTACTGGGAAAGTTTCAATTGACGTGCATAAAGGCGAATTAACTATGCGCGTGGACAAGAAAgaggtgaagtttaatgtgCTCAATGCATTAAAGTTCCCAGATAGTGAAGATTGTCAACTAAACAGTATTGAGTTGCCTGAAGAAGAGACTCATGTATGTGAGGTCCTCGCGTTGGAGGAGAACCTAAAAGAATCAGAgccgccaagtctgagtgagcggcGGATAAAACCAACACGTCCATCACTTGAAGAACCACCAGAACTCGAGTTGAAAAAGCTACCTGGACACTTGAAATATGCATTCCTTGGAACCAACAACACTTTACCTGTGATCATTTCCATAAATCTTACAGAGCCTAATGAGCAATCTCTTTTGCAGCTGCTGAAAAAGCACAAGCGTGCAATAGGCTGGACGCTTGAAGATATCTGTGGCATTAGTCCATCTTATTGCTTGCATAAGATTAGGCTGGAAGAAGGGAAGTTGGGGTCAATCGGCCTCAAAGAAGGCTAA